The DNA window CGCGCTGTTCGGCGTAGGCGCGCGTGCGCGCCTCCACCGTGGTGAGCGTGCGGTGCTGCACGCGGCGGCGGCGCAGTTCGATGAACGAGTCGTCGCCCGCGAGCACGTCGATGCAGTTGAGAAAGAACGATACGTTGTCGAAGTCGAGGTTTTCGTAGCCGCGCCGCCGGATCTCAAAGAACTGGTCGGAGATGAAGTCGACATCGGCGACGAAGATCAGGTTGGCGCTCGTGGTGTCCCCCTCCACGACCGACTGCCCGCTCACCCGCGCCGCAACCACGTAATCGGCCGGCGTCGCGTAGCGCGGGCCCGGGTACTGCACCAGCCCGATGCCGAGGAAGCTCTTGTGGACCACCTGGCCGTAGTCGGTGGTGCCCGATGCCACGCTGGTCTTGACCAGCGGCTCGAGGTTGAAACGCGAATCCGACGTGGGCGATATGGAACCGGCGAACAGGAACACCAGCTCCTGCAACCCCATGGTGGCCGGGTCGGTTTCGTTGAGCGACTCGGCACTCCCGTTGCCGGGCCCGATGAAGATCACCTCGGGCGGCAGGCTGGAGAGATCGGGGTGCGGGTTATAGCGGTCCCACACGATCTGCTGCTTGTTCCACAGCACGCCGAACGCGCTCAGGAACGAGTTGATCCCGCCCTTGGGTTTGGGCTGCGGCCCGCGGTTGCGCATGAACGGATTCACGTTGGCCCCGCTCTCCTCGGAGGGCGAGAGACCCACGTCGAACACCGGCACCGGATCGTCGATGAGCAGGGCCGGGATGCCGCCGGCGATGCTCTGCTCCAGGTTCTGCATCTCCTCCTGCGACAGCGATGACGGCATCACCACCACCAGCGCGTCCACCGGCTCGGCGATGGGATCCTTGGGGTCGATCTGCAGCACGTCGTACTGCTTCTGAAGCTCCGCCACCACCGGCCACGGCGGCGAGGTCTGGAAGGTGTTGAAGTCCAGCCCGCCGAACAGACGCACCTGGGTGTTGACCACGCCGATGGTCTTGCGCTGCGCGCGCGCCACCACGCGGATGCTGCGCGCGATTTCGTATTCGGTGGGAAGGCCCCGGTCGAAGAAAGTGATGACGTCCTCGGCGGCACCGCAGGTGAACGCAACCCCCATGAACACCTTGCTCACGTTGGCCTGCGAACCGGCCAGTTCGGGGACGTCGACCGGATAGATGCCGAACTTGTCGCGCGCATCGCGCGCATCGTCGGAGTAGAGCTCGGTGTCGTGGACCACCACGTGCACCCGGTTGCCGCCCACCGCGTCGAACTCGCGCAGGAAGCCCAGCAGGTTCTCGCGGGTCTGCACGTAGGCGCGCGGAACATCCTTTGAGATGAAGGCCTGCACGAACACGGGCCGGTCTTCGGGAATCTCGCGGATGAGGCGCTTGCTCTCGCCGGACAGCGAGTGGAGCCGCTCGGCGGTGACGTCCAGGCGCGCGCCGGCGCGCGACAGCATGACGGCCACACTCACCAGTGCCAGCGCCAGTGCCACCGTGCGCAGCGCGTAGTGGAAACTCATGCGGTGCCCGTCGGCGGTGGGCGGCCAGTGCCGTTTCCCCACCAGGGCCACGTTCAGATACAGCATGACCGCCGCGATCCCCGCGAAGTACAGGATGCCGGAGAGACTCACCACGCCGCGCGCGAAGTCTCCGAAGGGCTCCCACACGGCAAAGCGGGCGCCCAGGTCGCCGGACGCGGAACCGAACACGCCCAGGATGGGCTCGGCATAGACGAGCAACGAACAGAATACCGCGCCCAGGATGAACGCAACGGTGACGTTGGCGCTCAGCAGCGATGCCAGCATGCCCACGGCAATGAAGGCCGCGCCGGCCAGCCAGTAGCCGAGGTAGTTGCCCAGCATCAGCCCCAGGTCGGGGCGGCCCAGCCAGAACAGGACGAAGAGGTTGCTCAGCGAGAGCAGCACCGCGGCGGCGTATACCCCCACGGTGGAGAAGTACTTGCCCAGCACCACCTCCAGATCGGTGGCGGGAAGCGTGAGCAGGAGTTCCTCGGTCCCCTGCTTGCGCTCCTCGGACCACACCCCCATGGTGATGGCGGGCACGAAGAAGAGCAGCAGGTACGGAAAGACCGCGTTCAGCTGCGACAGGTTCGCAAGGTTGTTCAGGAAGAAACGGTCCTGCCAGAAGGCGGCCGCCGCGCTCAGGAAGATGAAGAGCGTGATGAACACGTACCCCGTCGGATTGCTGAAATACAGGCGCAGATCGCGCCGCACGATCGCACGAACCACATTCCAGTTGATGCGCTTCATGTCAGCGCGACCTCCCCGCGCCCTTGCCGGTCAGCCGGTAGAACGTCTCCTCCAGAGATCCGCCTTCGCGCAACGCCGCCGGCGCGCCATCGAAGACGATCTTGCCTTCATTGATCAGGATCACCCGGTTCGCCACCGCCTCCACCTCCTGCAGGATGTGCGTCGAGATGAGCACCGTCTTGGTCCGCCCCAGCACGCGGATGTTCTCGCGGAAGTCGTGGATCTGGTTGGGATCGAGACCCGCGGTGGGTTCGTCCATGATGAGCACGGCCGGGTCGTGCAACAGTGCCTGCGCCAGCCCGACACGCTGCCGGTACCCGCGCGAAAGCTTGCCGATGGGCTTCTCCAGCACCTCGGCCAGCGCGCATTGCTCGCTGACCACGGCGATGCGTTCCAGCAGCCGGTCCGGGGCGAGTTCACGGGCCTGCCCAAAGAAGGTGAGCAACTCGATGGGGGTCATGTCGTTGTAGAGCGGCCCGTTTTCCGGCAGGTACCCCAGGTGGCGGGCCCCCTGCAGCCGCTCGACGGTCATGTCGAAGCCGGCCACCCGGGCGGTGCCCGCCGTGGCCCCCAGGTAGCCGGAGATGATCTTCATCGTGGTGGACTTGCCCGCCCCATTCGGCCCCAGAAAAGAGACGATCTGTCCCTCGGGGATCGAGAACGAGACGTCCTTGATGGCCACGAAGGGGCCATAGAACTTGGACAGCCCCGTGGCCTCGATCATGGTGCGACGCGCCGTTTCCGCCATGGCGATGCTCCTCGAAAAAGGTCCGATATAGACTGGGAACGGTATGCTTATACAAGGGCCACCCCGGGAAGTTCGCACGCATCGGCGCGGATCTCAGGATGGCCTCGGGGAACGACGGGGGTATGCTAGCGTCCCCCCGGGCGGGAGCGCAACCCCTTTTGTGGAAAGCCGCTAAGACGCCGGGAACACCGCTTTCGGAGCCATCCCCACCCCCGGCGCCCGCCACAGCGACAGCACCGGTCCGCGGTAGGAAAATCCCCCTGCGAGGGGGTCGGACGCCAGCAACAGAGGGGTGTCGAGGTCCAGGAACTCGATGCCGCCAACCCCCAGCACGAGCGCGTACGAGAATGCCATCGCCAGCCGGGTCTCCATCATCCCGCCGATCATGAGCCGCAGCCCGGCCCCGCGCACGGCCCGCGCGATAGCCAGGGTCTGCGTGAAACCCGACTTCATGATCTTGAGGTTGACGATATCCGCGGCCCCGGCGGCGATCACCCGCTCCGCGTCGGCCAGGCTGAAAACCGACTCGTCCGCGGCGATGGCCAGCGGGCTCGCGGCCCGCACCGCAGCCATCGCGTCCAGGTCGTCACGCGGCACCGGCTGTTCGATCATGGCGATGCGGGGTGCCAGCGGCGCCAGGGCAAGAGCGATCTCAACGGCCTGGGCGGCATCGAAGCCCTGGTTGGCATCGAGGATGAAGGACACGTCGGCGAAGCGCCGCGCCAGGCGTTCCACGCGGCGCACGTCGGCGTCGGCATCGCTGCCCACCTTGAGCTTGAACACGCGGAAGCCGCGGGCGTACCACGACGCGGCCAACGCATCGATACGCTCCTCGGACAGGATGGGCAGGGTGATGTCGGTGGTGCGTTCGCGCACGTCCGCCCCCCCCAGGAAATCGTAGAGTGTCACCCCGCGGGCGCGCGCGGCGGCGTCCACCAGCGCGCACTCCAGGCCCGCCCGCGCCGCGGGCTGCTCCGGGTACGCCGCCGCCAGCGCCGAGCCCACCGCCTCCCAGCGCGCGGCGTCTTCGCCGACGATGCCCGCACCCAGGCCACGGGCGGCCTCCGCGCTGCCGTCGCGCGTCTCGCCGGTGAGTGCCGCGAACGGCGCCACCTCACCGTAGCCGGCGGTGCCATCGGCGAGGGTGACCCGCAGGTACGCGCTCTGTGCCACGGAGAGGGCACCGCGTGAGATCACGAAGGGATCGGTGAGGGGGACGTCGACCGTTTGCACGTCGACGGAAACGACGCGGGTGGCGCTCAAGACTTGCGGAAGATGCGCCCGAACTCCTCGGCGAGCTCGAACGACGCGTCCACCGAGCGCGGGTTGCGCGAGTCGAGGTATTCGATGTTCACGCCCAGCCGGTCCGACGGGAAACCGATCTGCGTCGCGAACGAACTCAGCCGGTCCCACACGCCGATGAGGCAGGAGATGGAGGCCTCGCGCATGCTGCGCGCACCCTTGAGCATACGCTCCACGTCGCGCGGGATGAACACGCCCAGGGTTTTCTTCGCGAAGGTGATGTCCTCGGGCACCACGAAGGGAGAAAAGGTGAGAAAGATGCGCGGCAGGCGCTCGCGCGGCAGGCGCCGCACCAGGTCCAGCATCAGGCAGCACATCCATTCGCTTTCATAGAGGATCTGGGTGCTGAAGAAGCTGAAGCCGTTGCTGTCGATCTTGTGAAGGATGCGATCGATCTCGTCCTCGGAGGCGGGACGCGCCGTGAACTGTGCGCGGCGCGTGGGGATGATGATGCCGCCACAATTGAAGCCGCGCGCGGTGGCGATACGGGTGGCCTCCTCGATGGACATCGCCGCCGGACGCTGCGACTTCTCGCTGGAATCCGCGCCCACCACGAAGATGTCGTTGCAGCCAAGACTGCTGGCGCGCGTGAGCCAGCGCTCCAATTCGTCGGCGGAGCAGGACACGACCACCTTGTAGAGCGAGAGGGGTTTCTCGGTGAGTTCGCGCAGCCAGCGCGCAAACTCGTCGTTGGGAACCCGCTCACGCTCACGCTGAAACTCCCCTTCGTCCTGCAGGTCGGGCACGCTCACCGCGTGAAACGAGTTGTAGCAGGCGAAGCTCTGGCGCAGCACCGCATAGGCCTTCTCGCGGTCCGCCAGCGGCGGCGGGCACGCCTCCAGGATGACACGCACGTCGGCGATGCCGGGACGGGGTTGTGGGGTCTGGTTTCTTTCGTCGGTCATGGGACGTTTCAATATATAAGAAGGCCGCGGCGTCGCCAACTCGAGCGGGCCGCGGCGCATCCGGGCGGTATGGTATGACAGGCCCGCGGCACGCGCAACGCCAAAGCGGCCGAGACGCCCCTCACTCGGACATGGCACGATTGTGGCGTCCTTATGCGCTATTTCGCCCCTCGCGGCGGGGGCCATCACCCAGGCACACCCCGGCCACCGGGCCCAACTCATGCAATTGCAACGAATCCGGCCGTGGCACGCCGGTTGCCGTGACCACCCGTCCGCGCAGGCCGGCGCTCCCTACCATGATCCGACATCCCTTTGCATCCACCCTCGCCGCCGGGCTGTTGCTCCTCGCTTCCGTCCCCATCCCGGGCCGTGCACAGACCGTGCCGCCCGGCTTCTACGTGGAAGACGCCGTCCCCGGCGCCTCCTTCGACACGCCGGTGGACCTCGCCTTCGCCGGCGACGGCCGCATGTTCGTGGGCGAGAAGGGTGGCGTGGTGTGGATCGTGGAGAACGGCGTCAAGCGGCCCCAACCGTTCATCGACCTGTCGTGGGACGTGCTCAACAACCACGACCGGGGGTTGCTGGGTCTCGCACTCGACCCGGACTTTCTCAACAACGGTTACGTGTACTTCCTTTATACGTTCGACTGGAACCAGGCCGGCGACGCGCAGCGAACCGACATATCCGGGCGCCTGGTGCGCTACCAGGCGAGCGCGGCGGATCCGAATGTCGCCGACATCGCCACGCGCACTGTACTGCTGGGCGCGTCGTTCAGCAACGCGATTCCCGCCTGCTACTACTCGCACGCGCCCGGCGCGCTGCGCTTCGGCACGGACGGCACGCTGCTCATCGCGGCCGGCGACGGCGCCAGCTACAGCGAGGTCGATCCCGGCGGCCTGTACCCGGACTGCTTCGGCACCGGCAAGCTCGACAACAGCCAGGACATCGGCGCCTTTCGCTCGCAGTGGATCGGCAGTCTGTCGGGAAAGATTCTGCGCGTCGATCCCGCCACCGGCCTGGGGTTGGCATCGAACCCGTTCTTCGACGGCGACCCGGCCTCGGTGGAGTCGCGCGTGTGGGCCTACGGCCTGCGCAATCCGTACCGCTTCGGCGTGCGCAACAACGGCAGCAGCGATCCGGCCGACGGCAACCCCGGCACCCTGTTCATCGGCGACGTGGGCTGGAACGCGTACGAGGAGCTGAACGTCGCCCACGGCGGCGAGAACTTCGGCTGGCCGTGCTACGAAGGGCCCAACCCCCACGGCGGCTACCAGGCGGCCTCCCCGGCGCACCACGACTGTTCCACCATCGGCACGCCTGAGAATCCGTCGCCGCACTCTCCCCCGCTCACCTGGTGGCACCACGGCAACGCCAGCAACTCGTTTCCCAGCGGTATCACCGGCGCGACGGCCACCGGCGGCACCTTCTACCCGGGCAGCAAGTACCCACCCGCGTACCAGGGGTTGTACTACTACGGCGACTACACCGGGCAGTGGATCAAGGCGCTCACCGTCAATGCGGCTGACCAGTTCGTGTCGCAGAGCAACTTCGGGTCGTCGCTGGGCGGCGTTGTGGAGATCGCCTACAACCCCAATGACCAGTACATCTATTACATCGATATTTTCACCGCGACGGTGATGCGCATCCGCCACGTCGACGGCGACACCAACAACCCGCCGGTGACCAGCGCAGTCGTAACCCCGCGCTGGGGCTATGCACCTCTCCTGGTCCAGTTCGATGCCAGCGCATCGTTCGACCCCGACGGCGACCCCATCACCTTCGCGTGGGACTTCGGTGAC is part of the Candidatus Krumholzibacteriia bacterium genome and encodes:
- a CDS encoding Gldg family protein, coding for MKRINWNVVRAIVRRDLRLYFSNPTGYVFITLFIFLSAAAAFWQDRFFLNNLANLSQLNAVFPYLLLFFVPAITMGVWSEERKQGTEELLLTLPATDLEVVLGKYFSTVGVYAAAVLLSLSNLFVLFWLGRPDLGLMLGNYLGYWLAGAAFIAVGMLASLLSANVTVAFILGAVFCSLLVYAEPILGVFGSASGDLGARFAVWEPFGDFARGVVSLSGILYFAGIAAVMLYLNVALVGKRHWPPTADGHRMSFHYALRTVALALALVSVAVMLSRAGARLDVTAERLHSLSGESKRLIREIPEDRPVFVQAFISKDVPRAYVQTRENLLGFLREFDAVGGNRVHVVVHDTELYSDDARDARDKFGIYPVDVPELAGSQANVSKVFMGVAFTCGAAEDVITFFDRGLPTEYEIARSIRVVARAQRKTIGVVNTQVRLFGGLDFNTFQTSPPWPVVAELQKQYDVLQIDPKDPIAEPVDALVVVMPSSLSQEEMQNLEQSIAGGIPALLIDDPVPVFDVGLSPSEESGANVNPFMRNRGPQPKPKGGINSFLSAFGVLWNKQQIVWDRYNPHPDLSSLPPEVIFIGPGNGSAESLNETDPATMGLQELVFLFAGSISPTSDSRFNLEPLVKTSVASGTTDYGQVVHKSFLGIGLVQYPGPRYATPADYVVAARVSGQSVVEGDTTSANLIFVADVDFISDQFFEIRRRGYENLDFDNVSFFLNCIDVLAGDDSFIELRRRRVQHRTLTTVEARTRAYAEQRAQEEQQAQMDAQTALMEAQQRLDQRVAEVQERSDLDATTKQIMARNLQESETRRFEAERTTIEAERDLRVERSKEDMESQVRRIQSGIKTLAGLLPPIPVFLLGIAIFVRRRRRENEGAAASRRLRG
- a CDS encoding ATP-binding cassette domain-containing protein codes for the protein MAETARRTMIEATGLSKFYGPFVAIKDVSFSIPEGQIVSFLGPNGAGKSTTMKIISGYLGATAGTARVAGFDMTVERLQGARHLGYLPENGPLYNDMTPIELLTFFGQARELAPDRLLERIAVVSEQCALAEVLEKPIGKLSRGYRQRVGLAQALLHDPAVLIMDEPTAGLDPNQIHDFRENIRVLGRTKTVLISTHILQEVEAVANRVILINEGKIVFDGAPAALREGGSLEETFYRLTGKGAGRSR
- a CDS encoding dipeptide epimerase, which produces MSATRVVSVDVQTVDVPLTDPFVISRGALSVAQSAYLRVTLADGTAGYGEVAPFAALTGETRDGSAEAARGLGAGIVGEDAARWEAVGSALAAAYPEQPAARAGLECALVDAAARARGVTLYDFLGGADVRERTTDITLPILSEERIDALAASWYARGFRVFKLKVGSDADADVRRVERLARRFADVSFILDANQGFDAAQAVEIALALAPLAPRIAMIEQPVPRDDLDAMAAVRAASPLAIAADESVFSLADAERVIAAGAADIVNLKIMKSGFTQTLAIARAVRGAGLRLMIGGMMETRLAMAFSYALVLGVGGIEFLDLDTPLLLASDPLAGGFSYRGPVLSLWRAPGVGMAPKAVFPAS